In the Leifsonia sp. 466MF genome, one interval contains:
- a CDS encoding MBL fold metallo-hydrolase RNA specificity domain-containing protein: MSASLRFLGATDTVTGSRYLIEHDGRRVLIDCGLFQGYKHLRERNWRPFPVEPASVDAVVVTHAHLDHTGYLPALVRDGFRGRIHSTMGTAELSRLILPDSGRLLQEQAAYADRHHTSRHTPPRALYTEQDALAALERFDPHPFAQSFTLDGMTIRFVPAGHILGAAQVLVTTDAGRLHFTGDLGRVDDPLMRPPAPLEETDVLVSESTYGDRIHSRVDAEDALGRIVTDVCRGGGVVLLPAFAVGRAETLLLHLSRLRAHGRIPEVPIFLNSPMAVDASEIYARHPEEHRIPRDEFAAMYRLATLVRTVDDSKLLNLRGGPAIIISASGMLEGGRILHHVEAYGGDPRNAIVLTGFQAGGTRGAALQRGERTLRIHGRDIPIRARVHTLDMLSAHADAQQIVEWMSSAPTAPAAVYLTHGEPDAADQLRLRLRRSLGWEARVPEFGETVSATAATAP, encoded by the coding sequence GTGAGCGCGTCCCTGCGGTTCCTGGGCGCCACCGACACGGTCACCGGCTCCCGGTATCTCATCGAGCACGACGGCAGGCGCGTCCTCATAGACTGCGGGCTGTTCCAGGGCTACAAGCATCTGCGGGAGCGCAACTGGCGGCCGTTCCCCGTCGAACCGGCGAGTGTGGATGCGGTCGTGGTCACGCACGCGCACCTGGACCACACGGGCTACCTTCCCGCGCTGGTGCGGGACGGCTTCCGGGGTCGCATCCACTCGACGATGGGGACGGCGGAGCTGAGCCGGCTCATCCTCCCGGACAGCGGGCGGCTGCTCCAGGAGCAGGCGGCGTACGCCGACCGGCACCACACCTCCCGGCACACCCCGCCGCGCGCGCTCTACACCGAGCAGGACGCCCTGGCCGCGCTGGAGCGGTTCGACCCGCACCCGTTCGCGCAGTCCTTCACGCTCGACGGGATGACGATCCGGTTCGTGCCCGCCGGGCACATCCTCGGCGCCGCCCAGGTGCTGGTGACCACCGACGCCGGGCGCCTGCACTTCACCGGCGACCTCGGGCGCGTGGACGATCCGCTGATGCGGCCGCCTGCACCGCTGGAGGAGACGGATGTGCTCGTCTCCGAGTCGACGTACGGCGACCGCATCCACTCGCGGGTGGACGCGGAGGACGCGCTCGGCCGGATCGTCACGGACGTCTGCCGCGGTGGCGGGGTCGTGCTGCTGCCGGCGTTCGCCGTGGGCCGCGCCGAGACCCTGCTGCTGCACCTGAGCCGCCTGCGCGCCCACGGCCGCATCCCCGAGGTGCCGATCTTCCTGAACAGCCCGATGGCGGTCGACGCCTCCGAGATCTACGCGCGCCACCCCGAGGAGCACCGGATCCCCCGCGACGAGTTCGCCGCTATGTACCGTCTGGCGACCCTCGTGCGCACGGTGGACGACTCGAAGCTCCTCAATCTGCGCGGTGGGCCCGCGATCATCATCTCCGCCAGCGGGATGCTCGAGGGCGGCCGCATCCTCCACCACGTCGAGGCGTACGGCGGCGATCCGCGCAACGCCATCGTGCTGACCGGCTTCCAGGCCGGGGGAACCCGCGGCGCGGCCCTGCAGCGCGGTGAGCGCACGCTCCGCATCCACGGGCGCGACATCCCGATCCGGGCGCGCGTGCACACGCTCGACATGCTCTCGGCCCACGCCGACGCCCAGCAGATCGTCGAGTGGATGTCGTCTGCGCCGACCGCGCCCGCCGCGGTGTACCTGACCCACGGCGAGCCGGATGCCGCCGATCAGCTGCGCCTCCGCCTCCGACGCTCGCTCGGCTGGGAGGCCCGCGTTCCCGAGTTCGGGGAGACCGTCAGCGCGACTGCGGCGACCGCGCCGTGA
- a CDS encoding alcohol dehydrogenase catalytic domain-containing protein, translating to MRAAVVSQYRELLTLEDRPIPTPGPGQILVRLEACGLCHTDIHAIDGDWPVKPALPFVPGHEGVGIVERLGDGVTTREVGQRVALPWLGYACGECRYCIDGRENLCEAQHNTGYSVDGGYAEYAVAEARFAVPVPDDVSPLDAAPLTCAGVTTYAAVKAARVVPGERVAVFGIGGLGHLAVQYARLVGAQVFAVDVTEEKLDLAVQLGADHAVNAAEVDPVEVIRHLGGVDVAIVLAVAPRVFDQAFQSLNRGGRLVLVSLPADGTLTIPVFDTVLKGISVIGSIVGTRQDLVEVFALHAAGRTRVVAARRDIADVNEAVAEVLSGQVPARLVFVYDSGLPVESPADDSAAAIARE from the coding sequence ATGCGCGCAGCCGTCGTGAGCCAGTACCGCGAGTTGCTCACCCTCGAAGACCGTCCGATCCCCACCCCCGGCCCCGGCCAAATCCTGGTGCGCCTGGAGGCGTGCGGACTGTGTCACACCGACATCCACGCCATCGACGGCGACTGGCCGGTCAAGCCCGCTCTGCCGTTCGTCCCGGGCCACGAGGGCGTCGGGATCGTGGAGCGCCTCGGCGACGGCGTCACCACCCGCGAGGTGGGGCAGCGGGTCGCGCTCCCGTGGCTCGGCTACGCGTGCGGCGAGTGCCGCTACTGCATCGATGGCCGCGAGAACCTGTGCGAGGCACAGCACAACACCGGTTACTCCGTCGACGGCGGGTACGCCGAGTACGCCGTCGCCGAGGCGCGGTTCGCTGTGCCGGTGCCGGACGATGTGTCCCCGCTGGATGCCGCCCCGCTCACCTGTGCGGGCGTCACGACCTATGCCGCCGTGAAGGCCGCGCGGGTGGTTCCGGGGGAGCGCGTCGCCGTCTTCGGCATCGGCGGTCTCGGTCACCTCGCCGTGCAGTACGCGCGCCTGGTCGGCGCCCAGGTCTTCGCCGTGGACGTCACAGAGGAGAAGCTGGATCTGGCAGTCCAGTTGGGCGCCGACCACGCCGTCAACGCGGCCGAAGTCGACCCGGTGGAGGTCATCCGGCACCTCGGCGGCGTGGACGTCGCCATCGTGCTCGCGGTCGCGCCCCGCGTGTTCGACCAAGCCTTCCAGTCGCTCAACCGCGGCGGCCGCCTGGTGCTTGTCTCCCTCCCGGCCGACGGCACCCTGACCATCCCGGTCTTCGACACTGTGCTCAAGGGCATCTCGGTCATCGGTTCCATCGTCGGGACCCGGCAGGATCTGGTCGAGGTGTTCGCCCTCCACGCCGCGGGGCGCACGCGCGTAGTCGCGGCCCGCCGCGACATCGCCGATGTCAACGAGGCGGTCGCGGAGGTGCTCTCCGGCCAGGTGCCGGCGCGGCTCGTCTTCGTCTACGACTCCGGACTCCCGGTCGAGTCGCCCGCAGACGACTCCGCTGCGGCGATCGCGCGGGAATGA